The DNA sequence CGGTGTCGCCGGAGATCTCCGGCAGGATGTTGGTGATGACGTGCTGGGTGGCCTCGAGCCTGCCGAGGAGGTCCCGCCAGCGCCCGATCAGGACCTCGCGGGCGAGCTTCTCCGGCTCGCCGCCCCACAGGGACGTGTAGTCGACCTCGACGACGTCGGTGAGCAGGCCGTGCAGCCCGTCCCAGTCGCGGTCGTCGACGAGACGGCCCAGGCGGCCGATCGCCGTCTCCACCTGGTAGCGGTCCTCGATGGTCATGATCCTCCTTCGCTCGTTCCAGGAGGCTAGGTCGGCCACCGGCCCGCGTAATGTACGATCTTGCGGACCTGTGGATGAGTCAGCGCTGTGGATAACTCCCGGGCGCGACGCCCACGTGGCGCTTGAAGTGCCGGGTGAGGTGGCTGAGGTCGAAGAAGCCGGTCTCCTGCGCGACCCGGCTCACCGGCATGCCGCGCAGCAGCAGCCGCTTCGCGTGGGAGATCCGCACCTGCAGCTGGTAGGCGTGCGGCGGCATGCCCACGTGCCGCCGGAACAGCCGGGCGAAGTGGAACGGGCTCAGCCCGGCGACCCGCGCCAGCTCGTCGAGGGTCACGTCCGCGGCGTAGTTGTCGCGCAGGTAGGCGCGGGCCGCCTCCACCGCCGGCACCGGGCCGCGGCCTTCAGGCGGCGCCGCCGTACGGATCCGGCCGTGCCGTTCCAGCAGCAGGGTGAGCAGCGACAG is a window from the Thermopolyspora flexuosa genome containing:
- a CDS encoding nuclear transport factor 2 family protein; its protein translation is MTIEDRYQVETAIGRLGRLVDDRDWDGLHGLLTDVVEVDYTSLWGGEPEKLAREVLIGRWRDLLGRLEATQHVITNILPEISGDTATATANVVAVHRRTVPTGGPLWTVGGTYRIRLARSGGAWRIESITLRAAWTDGNTAIMTDPGTEASS